The Mycoplasma sp. 1654_15 genome contains a region encoding:
- a CDS encoding DUF3800 domain-containing protein, protein MKNIDKKDKEQVIRFYFDDAGVFNKNSNDNVFVYAGFYFLDDSDLLKTHNKFLYMENKLRKSFYIYKNLKELKASKIKFEHKEKIFNIVDSSSVILVATFIKDINTQILEEKSSIGRFKDFMIKRLIRTTLEKLVIENKLDINKKLNIRLNLDQQTTKSNGYYSLEKLIAEDLKGTSNPEYNDTLFFDVDINLKYWNSAFKPIIRASDLIANLSYNYLNYLQKTKINNILNQTYNLIFVPQNQIKKIKNITHY, encoded by the coding sequence ATGAAAAATATAGATAAGAAAGATAAAGAGCAAGTTATAAGATTTTATTTTGATGATGCAGGTGTTTTTAACAAAAACAGTAATGATAATGTTTTTGTTTATGCTGGTTTTTATTTTTTAGATGATTCTGATTTACTAAAAACCCATAATAAATTCTTGTATATGGAAAATAAATTAAGAAAGTCTTTTTATATATACAAAAATTTAAAGGAATTAAAAGCTTCTAAAATAAAGTTTGAACACAAAGAAAAAATATTTAATATTGTTGATTCTTCTTCTGTTATATTAGTTGCTACATTTATTAAAGACATTAATACTCAAATTCTTGAAGAAAAATCAAGCATTGGTAGATTTAAAGACTTTATGATAAAAAGATTAATTAGAACTACTTTGGAAAAACTAGTAATAGAAAATAAACTAGATATTAACAAAAAATTAAATATAAGACTTAATTTAGATCAACAAACTACCAAATCTAATGGTTATTATTCTTTAGAAAAATTGATTGCTGAAGATTTAAAAGGAACATCAAATCCAGAATATAATGACACTTTATTTTTTGATGTTGACATTAATCTTAAATATTGAAATTCGGCTTTTAAGCCTATAATTAGAGCCTCTGATTTAATTGCAAATCTTTCTTATAATTATTTAAATTATTTACAAAAAACTAAAATTAATAATATTTTGAATCAAACATATAACTTAATTTTTGTTCCACAAAATCAAATTAAGAAGATAAAAAATATAACTCACTATTAA
- a CDS encoding N-acetylmannosamine-6-phosphate 2-epimerase yields MKNKAFIVSCQVLKGEPMYGGKTVLKMAKAAISSGAEGIRTSQINNIKDIINADFKVPIIGIIKKKYKRFDVVITPTIKELKQLIDTKVDIIAIDATLRKRPKNTTLEQMVEYFKKHKFPHQKLMADCSDYDDVEISIKLGFDYIGTTLRGYTETTKKNSSTENDYHFLKWASALCKANNLKLIAEGGFDTPKKARDALIKGNADAVVVGSAITRPQYITKQFYDKIKL; encoded by the coding sequence TTGAAAAATAAAGCATTTATTGTTTCTTGTCAAGTTTTAAAAGGTGAGCCTATGTATGGTGGAAAAACTGTATTAAAAATGGCAAAAGCTGCAATAAGTTCGGGAGCTGAAGGAATTAGAACTAGTCAAATAAATAATATTAAAGATATAATAAACGCTGACTTTAAAGTTCCAATTATTGGAATAATTAAGAAGAAATATAAAAGATTTGATGTAGTTATAACTCCTACCATAAAGGAACTTAAGCAACTAATTGATACCAAAGTTGATATAATAGCCATAGATGCTACTTTAAGAAAAAGACCTAAAAATACTACATTAGAACAAATGGTAGAGTATTTTAAAAAACATAAATTTCCTCATCAAAAACTGATGGCTGATTGTTCTGATTATGACGATGTTGAAATATCAATTAAATTAGGTTTTGATTACATCGGAACAACTTTACGTGGTTATACAGAAACAACCAAAAAAAATTCTTCAACAGAAAATGATTATCATTTTTTAAAATGAGCTTCAGCTCTTTGTAAAGCAAATAATTTAAAATTAATAGCCGAAGGTGGATTTGATACTCCAAAAAAAGCAAGAGATGCTTTAATTAAAGGTAATGCTGACGCTGTTGTTGTAGGTTCAGCAATTACAAGACCTCAATATATTACAAAACAGTTTTATGACAAAATAAAACTATAG
- a CDS encoding sodium:solute symporter family transporter has protein sequence MVFYLIAMLAMSAYFFLQAKHQKAKGQFDNSKYLTAKGMKIPAIVIGLSIWATGLSSITFLSTPGIAFKTGWMWAITQLSFFLVVPILIKFVIPFYRRMTESTAYAYLQKRFSYSLRAIASISFILFHIFRIAIVLYIPTLALSLFVNINSYLLLFIVIVVVVISTFLGGFKGVLWTDAVQGFVLFIGILLILIFGLAYTNWNSDTIKYSFFTKENQWKIDLASGGIFFIFLSKIIENTFTYTASQDIVQRYKTGQNINAVIKSIHINIILVIITLLVFYGVGSMLYTYYSSRGINVDDSNAISQIVGVENAANNQLLSYFIISVLPMGISGLILSAVFAASQSTISSSLNSLVTTIVVDFWRYFYPQTSDKTLNIWSKILIIVFGIFGFMVSALLIYTKEENIINYFLSIIGLFAAPVAGTFILGIFTKRTNSQGALVGLICGFLVSFPLWLMTQKFIPESSRIVFGPAWITIISFLSSLSIGYFTSFIFASFLKQKSIINLSVWTKTKEFDNLLKLEKLIYKQEKLYKKTTKGKEQLSNLVQQFDSLTQIVHEQIQQN, from the coding sequence ATGGTGTTTTATCTTATTGCAATGTTAGCAATGTCAGCTTACTTCTTTTTACAAGCAAAACACCAAAAAGCAAAAGGTCAATTTGATAATTCCAAGTACTTAACTGCAAAAGGAATGAAGATTCCTGCTATAGTAATTGGATTATCTATTTGAGCTACAGGACTTAGTTCCATTACTTTTTTATCAACTCCAGGGATTGCTTTTAAAACGGGTTGAATGTGAGCAATCACACAACTTTCTTTTTTCTTAGTAGTTCCTATTTTAATTAAGTTTGTAATTCCATTTTATAGAAGAATGACAGAATCTACAGCATATGCTTATTTACAAAAAAGATTTAGTTATTCTTTAAGGGCAATTGCTTCAATTTCCTTCATTTTGTTTCACATTTTTAGGATTGCAATTGTTTTATATATACCAACTTTAGCACTTTCTTTATTTGTAAACATCAATAGTTACTTGTTGTTATTTATAGTAATTGTTGTTGTAGTTATTTCCACTTTTTTGGGTGGATTTAAAGGAGTGCTTTGAACTGATGCAGTTCAAGGATTTGTTCTTTTTATAGGTATTTTACTTATTTTAATTTTTGGTTTAGCATATACAAATTGAAATTCTGATACTATAAAATACTCATTTTTTACCAAAGAAAATCAATGAAAAATAGACCTAGCTTCTGGAGGAATTTTCTTCATTTTTCTTTCTAAAATTATTGAAAATACCTTTACATACACAGCTAGTCAAGACATTGTTCAAAGATACAAAACAGGACAAAATATAAATGCAGTAATAAAATCTATTCATATAAATATTATTTTAGTAATTATTACTTTATTAGTATTTTATGGTGTAGGTTCTATGTTATACACTTACTATTCTTCACGTGGAATCAATGTTGATGATTCAAATGCAATTTCACAAATAGTAGGTGTAGAAAATGCAGCAAACAATCAACTTTTATCTTATTTTATTATTTCTGTACTTCCAATGGGAATTAGTGGCTTGATTCTTTCTGCTGTTTTTGCAGCTAGTCAGTCTACAATTTCTTCTTCTTTAAATTCATTAGTTACAACAATTGTGGTTGATTTTTGAAGATATTTTTATCCTCAAACAAGTGATAAAACGCTTAATATTTGATCAAAAATTCTTATAATTGTTTTTGGAATTTTTGGCTTTATGGTTTCAGCTTTACTAATTTATACAAAAGAAGAAAACATCATTAATTATTTCTTATCAATTATAGGATTGTTTGCAGCTCCTGTGGCAGGAACATTTATTTTGGGAATATTTACTAAAAGAACTAATTCACAAGGAGCTCTAGTAGGTTTAATTTGTGGGTTTCTTGTCTCATTTCCTTTATGACTGATGACACAAAAATTTATTCCTGAATCATCTAGAATAGTGTTTGGACCTGCTTGAATTACTATTATTTCATTCTTGAGTTCTTTAAGTATAGGTTATTTTACTTCTTTTATTTTTGCTTCATTTTTAAAGCAAAAATCTATTATTAATCTAAGTGTATGAACCAAAACAAAAGAATTTGATAACTTATTAAAATTAGAGAAATTAATTTATAAACAAGAAAAACTTTACAAAAAAACAACTAAAGGAAAAGAACAACTTTCGAATTTAGTTCAACAATTTGATTCCTTAACACAAATAGTTCATGAACAAATTCAACAAAATTAA
- a CDS encoding N-acetylneuraminate lyase codes for MQKKYQGLFPALITPFNTKGEVDYVAIDKLVEYLINVQKVDGFYVTGSTGEFLTLSLEEKEKILERVAKATKNRVTLIAQVGNVNVHEVIYLGKKAKEFGFDAVSAITPYYYNFSFQEVKSYYEEITANVDLPLFIYYLPQLAGKKIGIKEFGELLSIKNVIGAKYGATDIFLFERLLRTYPEKLFLFAFDEALAPALTLGAKGFIGSTYNINAKGARAIIEAFEKGDKELVKKSVHEYNDFVAKLVDMGVMAGIKAVFEVEGVIHGTTRKPFYQYDRSTLLEKAKEIQKIIKK; via the coding sequence ATGCAAAAAAAATATCAAGGGTTATTCCCTGCTTTAATAACTCCATTTAATACAAAAGGAGAAGTTGACTATGTTGCTATTGACAAATTAGTAGAATACTTAATTAATGTTCAAAAAGTTGACGGATTTTATGTAACAGGATCAACAGGAGAATTTTTAACATTATCTTTAGAAGAAAAAGAAAAAATTCTTGAAAGAGTAGCAAAAGCTACAAAAAATAGAGTAACTTTAATTGCTCAAGTAGGAAATGTAAACGTTCATGAAGTAATTTACTTAGGTAAAAAAGCAAAAGAATTTGGTTTCGATGCTGTGAGTGCAATTACTCCTTATTATTACAATTTCTCATTTCAAGAAGTTAAATCATACTATGAAGAAATTACAGCAAATGTTGATTTACCTTTATTTATCTACTACTTACCTCAATTAGCAGGTAAAAAAATCGGAATTAAAGAGTTTGGTGAATTATTAAGCATCAAAAATGTAATTGGTGCAAAATATGGTGCTACAGATATTTTCTTATTTGAAAGATTATTAAGAACTTATCCAGAAAAATTATTCTTATTTGCTTTCGACGAAGCACTTGCACCAGCTTTAACTTTAGGAGCTAAAGGATTTATTGGTTCTACTTATAACATTAATGCAAAAGGAGCTAGAGCAATAATCGAAGCTTTTGAAAAAGGAGATAAAGAATTAGTTAAAAAATCTGTACATGAATACAACGATTTTGTTGCAAAATTAGTTGACATGGGAGTAATGGCAGGAATTAAAGCTGTATTTGAAGTAGAAGGTGTTATTCATGGAACAACAAGAAAACCTTTCTACCAATATGACCGTAGCACATTATTAGAAAAAGCTAAAGAAATACAAAAAATTATTAAAAAATAA
- a CDS encoding ROK family protein, protein MKYYFLADVGGTHIKYALSTSRAKFVFEGKVRTEHKNVVKQLKELIKPYRKNLKAIGIASTGVVDNRTHKIVYAGNNLKVLQGTNYRLLAKYFNVPIWTENDAKAAAYSEIKKANNKNFALVTFGTGVGTGVVWNGQLLRGKNFLIGELGYTKLNDNNLNNFLSFSSFNNKIKQQFNFSSIDNETFDNTYQSNSEFRTILNDYLKNVALFLAQVSIYFDLDEIIFGGGISYLNPSFLKKIEDYFYQELANTPFKTKIKPTQLKNSAGLVGVLKLLQTNKL, encoded by the coding sequence ATGAAATACTATTTTTTAGCAGATGTAGGTGGAACACATATTAAGTATGCACTTTCAACATCAAGAGCAAAATTTGTATTTGAAGGAAAAGTCAGAACAGAACATAAAAATGTTGTTAAACAATTAAAAGAACTTATAAAACCTTACAGAAAAAATTTAAAGGCTATTGGTATTGCATCAACTGGAGTTGTTGATAATAGAACTCACAAAATTGTTTATGCAGGAAATAATTTAAAAGTATTACAAGGTACAAACTATCGTTTATTAGCTAAATATTTTAATGTTCCAATTTGAACAGAAAATGATGCAAAAGCAGCTGCATATTCTGAAATAAAAAAAGCAAATAACAAAAATTTTGCATTAGTCACATTTGGAACCGGAGTTGGTACAGGTGTAGTTTGAAATGGACAACTTTTAAGAGGAAAAAACTTTTTAATCGGGGAATTAGGTTATACAAAACTCAATGACAATAATCTAAACAATTTTCTTAGTTTTAGTAGTTTTAATAACAAAATAAAACAACAATTTAACTTTTCTTCAATTGATAATGAAACCTTTGATAATACCTATCAATCAAATTCTGAATTTAGAACAATATTAAATGATTATTTAAAAAATGTTGCTTTATTTTTAGCACAAGTTTCTATATATTTTGATCTAGATGAAATAATTTTTGGTGGTGGAATTTCTTATCTAAATCCTTCTTTTTTGAAGAAAATTGAAGATTATTTCTACCAAGAATTAGCAAATACCCCTTTTAAGACAAAAATAAAACCAACCCAGTTAAAAAACAGCGCTGGATTGGTAGGTGTATTAAAACTTTTACAAACTAATAAATTATAA
- a CDS encoding glucosamine-6-phosphate deaminase yields the protein MIKKNIKVFDTATEANEFLLNLVTNKIKHKLVKNLGLPTGSTPIEFYKLFANKINTEKIDVSQITTFNLDEYYRLDPKDEQSYHFFMFKHLFSKVKFKANNFPKSGKYDSQIKQAGGLDLLILGVGNNGHIAFNEPGSLKSSQTRIIDLSPETIQANSRFFKSINEVPKKAITMGIDTIFKAKQIVVLAFGPAKKKALEQFMQSTKFDPQLPISALLNHPNTIILTDQKL from the coding sequence ATGATTAAAAAAAATATAAAAGTTTTTGATACTGCAACCGAAGCAAACGAATTTTTACTTAATTTAGTAACAAATAAAATTAAACACAAATTAGTAAAAAATTTGGGTTTACCAACAGGTTCTACTCCAATTGAATTTTACAAACTTTTTGCAAACAAAATAAATACAGAAAAAATCGATGTTAGCCAAATAACAACTTTTAACTTAGACGAGTACTACAGATTAGATCCTAAAGATGAACAAAGTTATCATTTTTTTATGTTTAAACATTTGTTTTCAAAAGTAAAATTTAAAGCTAATAATTTTCCAAAAAGTGGAAAATATGATAGCCAAATCAAGCAAGCAGGTGGTTTAGATTTATTAATTTTGGGTGTTGGTAACAATGGACATATAGCTTTTAATGAACCTGGTAGTTTAAAAAGTTCACAAACAAGAATTATTGACTTATCTCCTGAAACCATTCAAGCAAATTCAAGATTTTTTAAATCAATTAATGAAGTTCCAAAAAAAGCTATTACTATGGGAATCGATACAATTTTTAAAGCTAAACAAATTGTTGTTCTTGCTTTTGGTCCAGCAAAGAAAAAAGCACTTGAGCAATTTATGCAATCAACTAAATTTGATCCTCAATTACCTATTAGTGCTTTATTAAATCATCCAAATACAATTATTTTAACTGATCAAAAATTATAA
- a CDS encoding MurR/RpiR family transcriptional regulator: MEIEHIIRNISLTKTEKHLEDFIIGNINLFLEISMQEFAKKADVAQSLITHYIKKIGYKDISHFRRCLLQAKVREEKLAPNELTFYVEKTNLFYFTSIEKTLKQLDIEALDKAISILKKSKITFLYGLGTSRQIAQEMQNALLNIEFVSILANSIDDIVLYSQAYKYEDISVIIFSKNFNSPEFRFLVEAAELFKFNVIVITQNYNVKSKDNITVVYFATVEQKNRKIALTSKINQMFIGDIIVRKIASNKILKTNEFYEYFKLNWKSKKGH, encoded by the coding sequence ATGGAAATTGAACATATAATACGAAATATAAGTCTTACTAAAACAGAAAAGCATTTAGAAGACTTTATAATAGGAAATATAAATTTATTTCTGGAAATATCTATGCAGGAATTTGCTAAAAAAGCAGACGTTGCACAATCTTTAATTACTCACTATATCAAAAAAATTGGTTATAAAGATATTAGCCATTTTCGTCGTTGTCTTTTACAGGCAAAAGTTAGAGAAGAAAAGTTAGCACCTAATGAATTGACTTTTTATGTCGAAAAAACAAATTTATTTTACTTTACTTCTATAGAAAAAACTTTGAAACAACTAGATATTGAAGCTCTAGATAAAGCTATTTCCATTCTAAAAAAATCAAAAATAACTTTTTTATATGGTTTAGGTACTTCTAGACAAATAGCGCAAGAAATGCAAAATGCTTTACTAAATATTGAATTTGTTTCTATCTTAGCAAACTCTATTGATGACATCGTTTTATACTCTCAAGCCTATAAATATGAAGATATTTCAGTGATTATTTTTTCTAAAAATTTTAACTCACCAGAATTTAGATTTTTAGTTGAAGCTGCTGAATTATTTAAATTTAATGTGATTGTTATTACTCAAAATTACAATGTTAAATCAAAAGATAACATAACAGTTGTATATTTTGCTACAGTAGAACAAAAAAATAGAAAAATTGCTTTAACTTCTAAAATCAATCAAATGTTCATTGGTGATATCATAGTGAGAAAAATTGCTAGCAATAAAATTTTAAAAACCAATGAATTTTATGAATATTTTAAATTAAATTGAAAATCTAAAAAAGGACATTAA
- the gatB gene encoding Asp-tRNA(Asn)/Glu-tRNA(Gln) amidotransferase subunit GatB, producing the protein MATKKYIPVIGIEIHLELNTKTKMFSESLNAFSKKENTNISLIDSGFLGTLPKVNEEAVKKAIHLASALNMKIETALCFDRKNYFYPDLPKGYQITQQFRPIGAEGFINIETDNNTEKRIAIQRIHLEEDTAKQIHKDESTFLDYNRAGAPLIEIVTHPVMSSAEEAAAYVDEIRKLALFLKISDARLEEGSLRADINLSLKEEGSEQFGTKVEIKNINSISNIKKAILLEIEEQINLLNNGEKVKQVTKRYDDKNNLNKILREKTDSVDYRYFPETNIPCFNLTESYKNEVLLDIKATPQQVKNKLKQEKITDFYIEQILNNIDFWEYLNEVDYKDLEKTIKVFFAEVVPIANKQGWENLNINPSFLKEVLQSLEENKINLQHVKKILPIKNKDANLTFDQIYQNLNIKVYSKDELNKIIEQLIDQNREYIENNITNKEKVQKFLMGQVMKATQSNANPTEINEIIFNKLSNL; encoded by the coding sequence GTGGCAACTAAAAAATATATCCCTGTTATAGGGATTGAAATTCACTTGGAACTCAACACAAAGACTAAAATGTTTTCTGAATCATTAAATGCTTTTTCAAAAAAAGAAAATACTAATATTTCTTTAATAGATTCAGGTTTTTTGGGTACTTTACCGAAAGTAAATGAAGAAGCAGTTAAAAAAGCAATTCATTTAGCTTCTGCTTTAAATATGAAGATAGAAACTGCTCTTTGTTTTGATAGAAAAAATTATTTTTATCCTGACTTACCTAAAGGTTATCAAATTACACAACAATTTAGACCTATTGGTGCCGAAGGATTTATTAATATAGAAACTGACAATAACACTGAAAAAAGAATAGCAATTCAAAGAATACACTTAGAAGAAGATACTGCTAAACAGATTCACAAAGACGAATCTACTTTTTTAGATTACAACAGAGCAGGAGCTCCTTTAATTGAAATAGTAACTCATCCTGTTATGTCTTCAGCAGAAGAAGCAGCAGCTTATGTAGATGAAATTAGAAAATTAGCTTTATTTTTGAAGATTTCTGATGCAAGACTTGAAGAAGGTTCTTTGAGAGCAGATATTAATTTATCTTTAAAAGAAGAAGGTTCAGAACAATTTGGAACTAAGGTTGAAATCAAAAACATAAACTCTATTTCTAATATTAAAAAAGCTATTTTACTTGAAATTGAAGAACAAATTAATCTTTTAAATAATGGTGAAAAAGTCAAACAAGTAACTAAAAGATATGATGACAAAAATAATTTAAATAAAATTTTAAGAGAAAAAACAGATTCAGTTGATTATCGTTATTTTCCTGAAACTAATATTCCTTGTTTTAACTTAACAGAATCCTATAAAAATGAAGTACTTTTAGATATAAAAGCTACTCCACAACAAGTAAAAAATAAACTTAAACAAGAAAAAATTACAGATTTTTACATAGAACAAATTTTAAATAATATTGACTTTTGAGAATATTTAAATGAAGTTGATTATAAGGATTTGGAAAAAACTATAAAAGTATTTTTTGCTGAAGTTGTACCTATTGCTAACAAGCAAGGATGAGAAAATTTAAATATAAATCCTTCATTTTTAAAGGAAGTTTTACAAAGTCTTGAAGAAAATAAAATAAATTTACAACACGTTAAAAAAATCTTGCCTATAAAAAATAAAGATGCTAATTTAACTTTTGATCAAATTTATCAAAATTTAAATATCAAAGTGTATTCAAAAGATGAATTAAATAAAATTATAGAACAGCTTATCGATCAAAACAGAGAGTATATTGAAAATAACATAACTAATAAAGAAAAAGTTCAAAAATTTTTAATGGGACAAGTAATGAAAGCTACTCAGTCAAATGCAAATCCAACAGAAATTAACGAAATTATTTTCAATAAACTTTCGAATTTATAA
- a CDS encoding amidase family protein, which translates to MIKNLGNFEKAKKILKEDKNNTVYFIFEDKLNAFKENETLLKDAVFTVKANFANKYDKSTGSSKSLENFVPSYNATVIQKVIEQGANPVAITNCDELGLGGLGLFSSNGPIYNPLDSNKIVGGSSSGAAATINENISFAIASDTGDSVRRPASFVGKVGFKPSYGAVSRFGLFSYSTSLDTVAWFANNVNDATQVAKAVYGKDENDLSSKEVEINSLSLDFEANKEKFKPKKVGILNLFKFAKSYVTKAFHKIVHLLIQQGIEVEFINVDEELLKCIDPVYAIITYSEATSNLSAINGLTFGNTKENQTWEEIFKDTRSKFDYHLQKRLILGSFYLSKDNQEKYFIKAKKARRVIKEYYDNILSQYSCVIFPSFVGVAPDVKNIETDYSLNGNILGFILTLANLVGNPSISIPLGKYNNFPFNLSIESKLYDDANLLKYSLYFEDLIKSLSEEKNSGN; encoded by the coding sequence ATGATTAAAAATCTAGGAAATTTTGAAAAAGCAAAAAAAATACTAAAAGAAGACAAAAACAATACAGTTTACTTCATTTTTGAAGACAAATTAAATGCTTTTAAAGAAAATGAAACATTATTAAAAGACGCTGTTTTTACAGTTAAAGCAAATTTCGCAAACAAATATGACAAATCTACTGGATCTTCAAAATCACTTGAAAATTTTGTACCTTCTTATAATGCAACCGTTATACAAAAAGTAATTGAACAGGGAGCAAATCCTGTAGCAATAACAAACTGTGATGAATTAGGACTTGGAGGATTGGGTTTATTTTCTTCAAATGGTCCGATTTATAATCCTTTAGATTCAAACAAAATAGTTGGAGGTTCTTCTTCTGGAGCTGCAGCTACAATAAATGAAAATATTTCTTTTGCAATTGCTTCTGATACTGGAGATTCAGTAAGAAGACCTGCTTCATTTGTAGGAAAAGTAGGTTTTAAACCATCATATGGTGCTGTATCTCGTTTTGGTTTGTTTTCTTATTCTACATCCTTAGATACTGTTGCTTGATTTGCTAACAATGTAAATGATGCTACTCAAGTAGCAAAAGCTGTTTATGGAAAAGATGAAAATGATTTGAGTTCTAAAGAAGTGGAAATTAATTCATTATCACTTGATTTTGAAGCAAATAAAGAAAAATTTAAACCAAAAAAAGTTGGTATTTTAAATTTATTTAAATTTGCAAAAAGCTATGTAACTAAAGCATTTCACAAAATAGTACATTTACTAATACAACAAGGCATAGAAGTTGAATTTATCAATGTAGACGAAGAGCTTTTAAAATGCATCGATCCTGTTTATGCCATTATAACTTATTCAGAAGCAACTTCTAATTTATCAGCAATTAATGGTTTAACTTTTGGGAATACTAAAGAAAATCAAACCTGAGAAGAAATTTTTAAAGATACAAGATCTAAATTTGATTACCACTTACAAAAAAGACTTATTTTAGGTTCATTTTATCTTTCAAAAGACAATCAAGAAAAATATTTTATTAAAGCTAAAAAAGCAAGAAGAGTTATCAAAGAATATTACGATAATATTTTAAGCCAGTACAGCTGTGTTATCTTCCCGAGCTTCGTAGGTGTAGCACCAGATGTTAAAAATATTGAAACTGATTATAGTTTAAATGGAAATATTTTAGGTTTTATTCTAACTCTTGCAAACTTAGTTGGAAATCCTTCAATTAGTATTCCTTTAGGCAAATACAACAATTTTCCATTTAATTTAAGCATAGAATCCAAACTTTATGATGATGCTAATTTACTAAAATATTCACTTTATTTTGAAGACTTAATTAAATCATTATCAGAGGAGAAAAATAGTGGCAACTAA
- a CDS encoding glutamyl-tRNA amidotransferase encodes MEKEKIIELAKLLYFEPTQKVINLLLDEEKKILNGLKQIDKLNLENVQPLDRVDETLEDLSFLRKDNLVLSEEKMKENQAILFKNSVHIKENKIVIKKVIND; translated from the coding sequence ATGGAAAAAGAAAAAATTATTGAACTAGCTAAATTACTTTATTTTGAACCAACTCAAAAAGTAATTAACTTACTCTTAGATGAAGAGAAAAAAATTTTAAATGGTTTAAAACAAATTGACAAATTAAATCTTGAGAATGTACAGCCTCTTGATAGAGTGGATGAAACACTAGAAGACTTAAGTTTTTTAAGAAAGGATAACTTAGTACTTTCTGAAGAGAAAATGAAGGAAAATCAAGCAATTTTGTTTAAAAACTCAGTACATATTAAAGAAAATAAAATAGTAATTAAAAAGGTAATAAATGATTAA
- a CDS encoding pseudouridine synthase family protein, which yields MLEIIAKENDHGRTLLKFVSKTLENYSIFQIEKLFRKKEIKVNKKAQSKKYIIQKNDVIHIYTNEKLDKLKIQEQEKQSKKYIPRKIKFYFDVVYEDENILVLNKHINVAVHDGVWSLDNQVLKYLKTQKINSFVPSHVGRLDKATSGLIIYAKNYFSLVELNKKQNFFLKYYIFQSDIEIKKEFEVKINIEKNDKLKKMQVSNKKKSITAITKFFNVDNFKVAQIITGKKHQIRLTLEHLGFPIYGDTKYGGRKNKRLFLHSYKIICLNLEGKLKYLNNKTFINLPNW from the coding sequence ATGTTAGAAATAATAGCTAAAGAAAATGATCATGGAAGGACATTACTAAAATTTGTATCTAAAACTCTAGAAAATTATAGTATTTTTCAAATAGAAAAACTTTTTAGAAAAAAAGAAATTAAAGTTAATAAAAAAGCACAAAGCAAAAAATACATTATTCAAAAAAATGATGTTATTCATATTTATACTAATGAAAAATTAGATAAGTTAAAAATACAAGAACAAGAAAAACAATCTAAAAAATATATACCTAGAAAAATTAAATTTTACTTTGATGTTGTTTATGAAGATGAAAATATTTTAGTTTTAAATAAACATATAAATGTTGCTGTTCACGATGGAGTTTGAAGTTTAGATAATCAAGTTTTAAAATATTTAAAAACACAAAAAATTAATTCATTTGTACCTTCACATGTAGGTCGCTTAGATAAAGCAACTTCTGGTTTAATTATTTATGCTAAAAATTACTTTTCTTTAGTCGAATTAAATAAAAAACAAAATTTCTTCTTAAAATACTATATTTTTCAATCAGATATAGAAATTAAGAAGGAATTTGAAGTAAAAATTAATATAGAAAAAAATGACAAATTAAAGAAAATGCAAGTAAGTAATAAAAAAAAATCAATCACTGCAATAACTAAGTTTTTTAATGTTGACAACTTTAAAGTTGCACAAATTATAACAGGTAAAAAACACCAAATAAGATTGACTTTAGAACACTTAGGATTTCCAATTTATGGAGATACAAAATATGGAGGGAGAAAAAATAAAAGATTATTTCTTCATTCTTACAAAATAATTTGCTTAAATTTAGAAGGTAAATTAAAATATTTAAATAATAAGACTTTCATAAATTTACCAAACTGATAG